The Psychrobacter sp. LV10R520-6 genome includes a region encoding these proteins:
- a CDS encoding TetR/AcrR family transcriptional regulator: MARATLHNRQDSLDRALQLFWQKGFHATSLKDIEKALDMRPGSIYAAFGSKDGLFQEALDYYARNAMVELECTLNAHSSPLLGLAAYLRLLGGLRDKELPSRACMLVKSLLELGEREQSALHKVEGMLAGMETHFTNSFTESQRLGELDNQLDPVRLGRRLQAEVMGLRAFAQRDIDSSAVHDIAEDMALSLEALYIEGVAETN; the protein is encoded by the coding sequence ATGGCTCGTGCAACACTTCACAATCGGCAAGACTCTCTGGATCGAGCTTTACAGCTGTTCTGGCAAAAGGGTTTTCATGCCACCTCATTAAAAGATATAGAAAAAGCGCTCGATATGCGCCCTGGTAGTATCTACGCCGCTTTTGGTAGCAAAGATGGATTGTTTCAAGAAGCACTCGACTACTATGCTCGTAATGCTATGGTTGAGCTAGAATGCACCTTGAATGCCCACAGCTCTCCACTGCTAGGACTGGCGGCTTACTTACGTCTGCTTGGCGGACTACGTGATAAAGAGTTGCCAAGTCGCGCCTGTATGTTAGTCAAAAGCTTATTGGAGCTGGGCGAACGCGAGCAGTCAGCGTTGCATAAAGTCGAGGGCATGCTGGCAGGTATGGAGACCCACTTTACAAATAGCTTTACTGAATCCCAGCGGCTTGGAGAATTAGACAATCAGCTAGATCCTGTGCGCCTTGGTCGGCGATTGCAAGCCGAAGTTATGGGGCTGCGCGCCTTTGCCCAGAGGGATATTGATAGTAGCGCTGTGCATGACATTGCGGAAGATATGGCGTTATCTTTGGAAGCGCTATACATAGAGGGCGTAGCAGAAACAAATTAA
- a CDS encoding CDP-alcohol phosphatidyltransferase family protein: MLDKYIIPIIKPLLTPVVKLLHKRAITADQLTVAGFLIGLLAVPLLALEYWYAALTAIILNRIFDGLDGALARYANQSSSAGGYLDITLDFLFYAAIPFGFIIANPEQNAIAGSLLLATFIGTGSSFLAFAIAAEKFDIEKPQFKYKSFYYLNGLTEGTETIALFVAFCIWPQHFALLATLFSIACMITIFTRIHGGYHTLRQQEAEMSGATND, encoded by the coding sequence ATGCTAGACAAATACATTATTCCCATTATAAAACCACTGTTGACCCCAGTGGTAAAGCTACTGCACAAGCGTGCTATAACGGCTGACCAGCTGACTGTGGCGGGATTTTTAATTGGCCTGTTGGCGGTGCCATTACTCGCCTTAGAGTATTGGTATGCGGCACTCACCGCTATTATTTTAAACCGTATTTTCGATGGGCTGGATGGTGCGCTGGCAAGATATGCCAATCAAAGCTCGAGCGCTGGTGGCTATTTAGATATTACCCTCGACTTTCTATTTTATGCCGCAATTCCGTTTGGATTTATTATTGCCAATCCTGAGCAAAATGCTATTGCTGGCTCATTATTGTTAGCAACATTTATTGGTACCGGTTCAAGCTTTTTGGCCTTTGCAATCGCCGCTGAAAAGTTCGATATTGAAAAACCACAGTTTAAATATAAGAGCTTTTACTACTTAAATGGTCTAACCGAAGGCACTGAAACGATTGCGCTGTTTGTAGCGTTTTGCATTTGGCCGCAGCACTTTGCCCTGCTAGCCACCTTATTTTCTATTGCCTGCATGATTACTATTTTTACCCGCATACATGGTGGTTATCATACGCTTAGACAGCAAGAAGCCGAAATGAGTGGAGCAACCAATGACTAA
- a CDS encoding sterol desaturase family protein has product MTNEVWWRLGFFFSILVIMMLLEWRKPARQSPIKSGTRWFANFGLVVLSSVVARLAVPIGLTAVAIYTQQHGIGLFNLIALPNVIAIVLSLILLDILIYWQHRLFHRVPILWRLHRVHHADAHVDTSTGLRFHPIEIVLSILVKLVAVVVLGVPAIAVLIFEIALNGLALFNHANIRLPSAIEKPLRLILMTQILHRIHHSQVVSETNSNYGFSVIWWDKLFGSYKSEAKKTDNDLDIGLIEYPTAKQNASLWSLSMMPFKSK; this is encoded by the coding sequence ATGACTAACGAGGTATGGTGGCGACTTGGCTTTTTCTTTAGCATTTTAGTGATAATGATGCTGCTTGAATGGCGAAAACCAGCAAGACAATCACCCATTAAAAGTGGAACGCGTTGGTTCGCTAATTTTGGATTGGTCGTTTTGTCTTCAGTCGTTGCTCGCCTAGCGGTACCTATTGGTCTCACTGCAGTGGCGATTTATACCCAGCAGCACGGTATTGGTTTGTTTAATCTAATCGCCCTGCCAAACGTTATAGCGATTGTACTGAGTTTGATTTTGCTCGATATTTTAATATATTGGCAGCACAGATTATTTCATCGCGTGCCTATTTTATGGCGTTTGCACCGCGTCCATCATGCGGATGCCCATGTTGATACCAGTACTGGACTTAGATTTCACCCTATTGAAATTGTACTCAGTATTTTGGTAAAACTGGTCGCTGTTGTTGTCCTAGGCGTTCCTGCTATAGCAGTACTCATATTTGAGATAGCGTTAAATGGCTTGGCACTATTTAATCACGCCAATATTCGCCTGCCATCTGCTATCGAAAAACCATTGCGCCTCATCTTAATGACCCAAATTTTACACCGTATTCACCATAGTCAAGTCGTCTCTGAGACCAACTCAAACTATGGCTTTAGCGTTATTTGGTGGGACAAACTGTTCGGCAGCTATAAAAGTGAAGCAAAAAAAACCGACAATGACCTTGATATCGGTTTGATTGAATACCCTACTGCCAAGCAAAACGCGTCTCTGTGGAGTTTATCGATGATGCCATTTAAGAGTAAATAA
- a CDS encoding ATP-binding cassette domain-containing protein gives MQSSLQIKDLQLCLQDQLLLSLDEQLNGGEILTIMGPSGSGKSSLLNWLTGTLASSFSATGEVWLNGQNVGNLPTHLRHIGVLYQDALLFSHLTVAGNIAFAMPKGNKKQRLAKVEESLEQVGLKGMGNRHPDNLSGGQQARVALLRTLLSEPKAILLDEPFSKLDTQLRVATRQLVFDQIRNRKLPTIMVTHDHSDAEAAKGKVIHLQAINLKAIDSAR, from the coding sequence ATGCAATCCTCTCTACAGATAAAAGATTTACAGCTTTGTCTTCAAGATCAGCTGTTACTCAGCTTAGACGAGCAGCTCAATGGCGGTGAAATACTCACTATTATGGGCCCGTCAGGCAGTGGTAAATCAAGCTTATTAAATTGGCTGACGGGTACCCTTGCCAGCAGCTTTTCCGCCACTGGTGAAGTCTGGCTTAATGGTCAGAATGTTGGTAACCTGCCAACGCATTTGCGCCATATTGGGGTGTTATATCAAGATGCCTTACTATTTTCACACTTAACAGTGGCCGGTAATATTGCCTTTGCCATGCCTAAAGGTAATAAAAAGCAGCGCCTTGCAAAAGTAGAGGAGTCACTTGAGCAAGTTGGCTTAAAAGGTATGGGCAACCGTCATCCCGATAATCTGTCGGGCGGGCAACAAGCGCGAGTCGCTTTATTACGGACGCTATTAAGCGAACCTAAAGCCATTTTACTTGATGAGCCGTTTAGTAAACTTGACACCCAACTAAGAGTTGCTACGCGCCAATTGGTATTTGATCAAATTCGTAATCGTAAACTACCCACCATTATGGTCACGCACGACCATAGCGATGCTGAGGCGGCAAAGGGTAAAGTTATCCATTTACAAGCCATTAATTTAAAAGCTATCGACTCAGCACGATAG
- a CDS encoding ABC transporter permease: protein MSALPKDKTASSASAAHHKTDRFTRLVKFSPRFLLALLILPVLGGLVSVLLPAFGWAPALEQTTIGLQGFKALWQTPGITQMATLSVATGLISTLLAFLMTLMILAAFFNSLWLNRIERLLSPILVIPHAAAAIAVGFLIAPSGMFSRLISPWLSGWELAPHGIFPHDPYGISIILGLTLKELPFLLLMALGGLAQPELGKKLRQQHKVALNLGYCPMTAFFKVVLPNLYPLLRLPIFAVLAYASASVEMPLILGPNTPPTLAVAIMNWFNDVDLNLRIKASAGAVLQLALTGSLLALWLAGEKTIKTLCSDLLTNGQREYGGDFWHKIIIVLTTLVIGFILLALMGLVMWSVAGFWRFPAALPEQLVLLHFQSALMQMGSPLFNTLTIGLVTTVFAVVLTLLCLESEQLTAKPLSRFTSLIIYLPLLVPSIAFLFGLVWLQQLVNNQTAFLNVAFTHLLFVLPYVFLSLSSSYRRLDPRFSNVAASLGATPCKVFLQVKLPQLFAPILIAAALGLAISFGQYLPTLLAGGGRIATITTEAVTLANGASRRTSAVYAIMQIVLPLIGFILAWVLPKCFFKSARR, encoded by the coding sequence GTGAGTGCACTGCCTAAGGATAAAACAGCAAGCTCTGCATCGGCCGCTCATCACAAAACAGATAGGTTTACCCGCCTTGTAAAATTCAGTCCGCGATTTTTACTTGCCTTACTTATATTACCCGTCCTCGGTGGTTTAGTAAGCGTACTCTTGCCAGCTTTTGGTTGGGCGCCGGCACTTGAACAAACAACGATTGGTTTACAAGGTTTTAAAGCCCTTTGGCAAACGCCCGGCATCACGCAAATGGCCACGTTGAGCGTGGCAACGGGTTTAATAAGTACGCTACTCGCTTTTTTAATGACATTAATGATTTTGGCAGCATTTTTCAATAGCCTTTGGCTCAATCGTATTGAACGTTTGCTCAGCCCTATTTTAGTCATTCCCCATGCGGCGGCCGCCATTGCGGTTGGCTTTTTAATTGCGCCCTCAGGTATGTTTTCTCGATTGATTTCACCCTGGTTAAGTGGCTGGGAGCTGGCACCCCACGGCATATTCCCGCACGATCCATACGGTATTAGTATCATTTTAGGACTAACGTTAAAAGAGCTGCCGTTTTTATTATTGATGGCACTGGGTGGGTTGGCTCAACCTGAACTTGGTAAAAAATTACGCCAGCAGCATAAAGTAGCGCTCAATTTAGGCTACTGCCCAATGACCGCCTTTTTTAAAGTGGTCTTACCAAATCTTTATCCCTTGTTGCGCTTGCCTATTTTTGCCGTACTCGCTTATGCCAGTGCCAGTGTCGAGATGCCGCTTATACTCGGCCCCAATACCCCGCCAACACTAGCCGTTGCTATTATGAACTGGTTCAACGATGTTGATTTAAATCTACGCATAAAAGCCTCTGCTGGTGCGGTATTACAGCTCGCACTTACGGGTAGCTTACTGGCACTATGGCTAGCTGGCGAAAAAACCATAAAAACATTGTGTAGTGATTTACTCACCAATGGTCAGCGCGAATATGGCGGTGATTTTTGGCACAAAATCATTATAGTGCTCACGACCTTAGTTATTGGCTTCATATTACTGGCATTAATGGGTCTAGTGATGTGGTCGGTTGCTGGGTTTTGGCGCTTTCCAGCAGCGCTACCCGAACAGTTGGTGTTATTGCATTTTCAAAGTGCACTAATGCAAATGGGCAGCCCGCTATTTAATACCCTTACTATTGGTCTAGTGACGACTGTCTTTGCGGTTGTCCTCACTTTACTCTGTTTGGAATCCGAGCAGCTAACGGCCAAACCACTGTCTCGCTTTACCAGTTTGATTATTTACTTACCATTACTGGTACCCAGTATTGCCTTTTTGTTTGGCTTAGTATGGTTGCAGCAATTGGTCAATAACCAAACCGCGTTTCTTAATGTGGCCTTTACCCATTTATTGTTTGTATTGCCTTATGTGTTTTTGTCGCTGTCGAGTAGCTATCGACGCTTAGACCCTCGTTTTTCTAATGTTGCAGCAAGCCTTGGCGCCACGCCCTGTAAGGTATTTTTACAAGTTAAGCTACCGCAGTTATTTGCCCCGATTTTGATTGCAGCCGCACTTGGACTCGCTATTAGTTTTGGTCAATATCTACCGACGCTTTTAGCAGGTGGCGGACGTATAGCCACTATCACCACTGAAGCCGTTACTCTAGCTAATGGTGCAAGCAGGCGCACCAGTGCCGTTTATGCCATTATGCAAATAGTGCTCCCCCTTATTGGGTTTATACTGGCGTGGGTATTACCTAAGTGTTTCTTTAAAAGTGCGCGTCGTTAA
- a CDS encoding ABC transporter substrate-binding protein, with product MPVIKSWPTLTRYRAYWVALFVFLGICVGISSSTAVTSTVASTEDQSYWQQMETRGKNQDVYFYAWGGDAQINAYIQWAAEQIKSQYNINLVHVKLSDTSEAVSRVLAEKSANNNSQGSVDLVWINGANFATMNEHSLLLKQWSNKLPNFALTDPDNNPAVTFDFGIPTEGMEAPWGQASLTFYYDNLAIDGSATNRPPTTLNEILSWSAQHPGRFSYPKPPDFLGMSFLKYALVTLHQKSPENIKSQLNQPATDQNTALVLTPLWDFLDKLHPTLWRKGEHFMQNGAQMRRLVDDTELSLAFTFSAPEVPAAVQRYDLPESIRSYAMDDGSLSNTHFVAIPYNASHPQSAQLVANFLLSPTAQAHKQKASVWGDKTVLIQSTLNSDQQALFKTSKPHPSALPFNSIKRTLSEPHPSWVDAIMQGWEMRYGVSQ from the coding sequence ATGCCCGTTATTAAGTCTTGGCCAACACTGACGCGCTACCGCGCTTACTGGGTAGCGCTTTTTGTTTTTTTGGGTATTTGTGTGGGCATCTCTTCAAGCACGGCAGTTACCAGTACGGTAGCCAGTACTGAGGATCAATCATACTGGCAGCAGATGGAAACGCGGGGTAAAAATCAAGATGTCTATTTTTATGCGTGGGGCGGCGATGCGCAAATAAATGCTTATATACAATGGGCAGCAGAGCAAATTAAGTCTCAGTACAATATTAACTTAGTACATGTAAAACTCAGCGATACCAGCGAAGCCGTAAGCCGCGTATTGGCTGAAAAATCAGCCAATAACAATAGCCAAGGTAGCGTGGATTTGGTGTGGATAAACGGGGCTAATTTTGCCACCATGAATGAACACTCACTGCTACTAAAACAATGGTCAAATAAGCTGCCAAACTTTGCACTCACTGATCCTGACAATAACCCTGCGGTTACCTTTGATTTTGGTATTCCCACTGAAGGAATGGAAGCACCGTGGGGACAAGCGTCGCTTACTTTTTATTATGACAACCTTGCTATTGATGGTTCAGCGACTAACAGACCGCCAACCACGTTAAACGAGATACTAAGCTGGAGCGCCCAACATCCCGGACGCTTTAGCTACCCAAAGCCGCCTGATTTTTTAGGCATGAGCTTTTTAAAGTATGCTTTAGTGACGCTACATCAAAAAAGCCCTGAAAATATAAAATCACAGCTGAACCAGCCAGCGACTGACCAAAATACAGCGCTGGTACTCACTCCTTTATGGGATTTTTTGGACAAACTACACCCAACGCTATGGCGTAAGGGCGAGCATTTTATGCAAAATGGCGCGCAAATGCGGCGCTTAGTTGATGATACTGAGCTGAGCTTAGCATTTACTTTTTCAGCACCTGAAGTACCTGCAGCGGTACAACGTTATGATTTGCCAGAAAGTATTCGCAGTTATGCCATGGATGATGGAAGTTTGAGTAATACCCATTTTGTGGCGATTCCTTACAACGCCAGTCACCCCCAAAGCGCGCAACTGGTCGCTAATTTCTTACTCAGCCCAACAGCGCAGGCGCATAAACAAAAAGCTAGCGTATGGGGAGACAAAACCGTACTTATTCAATCAACGCTAAATAGTGACCAGCAAGCGTTATTCAAAACAAGTAAGCCACACCCGAGTGCACTCCCCTTTAACAGTATTAAACGCACGTTGAGTGAGCCGCATCCCAGCTGGGTCGATGCTATTATGCAAGGTTGGGAGATGCGTTACGGGGTTAGCCAGTGA